In Astatotilapia calliptera chromosome 20, fAstCal1.2, whole genome shotgun sequence, one genomic interval encodes:
- the szrd1 gene encoding SUZ RNA-binding domain-containing isoform X1, with protein sequence MDEEIAESWEEAADSGEMEKRLEEKLRISQKEKDSSNSSRSLKKTMVIQDDSLPAAPPPQIRILKRPASNGSLTSGPNQNRPTPQVKSLAQREAEYAEARKRILGSACPEETPQDKPNIDRPGHNNSTLPSEDTRSNSHTVRQPTGPDGTQGFRQHR encoded by the exons ATGGATGAGGAGATCGCTGAAAGTTGGGAAGAAGCTGCTGATAGTGGG GAAATGGAAAAACGGTTGGAAGAGAAGCTAAGGATCAGCCAGAAAGAAAA GGATTCCAGCAATTCTTCAAGATCTCTGAAGAAAACCATGGTAATACAGGACGACTCCTTACCAgctgcacctccaccccagATACGCATTTTGAAGCGGCCTGCGAGTAACGGTTCTCTGACCTCGGGCCCGAATCAGAACAGGCCTACACCGCAGGTCAAATCCCTGGCCCAGAGAGAAGCAGAGTATGCCGAGGCCAGGAAGAGAATACTGGGCAGCGCTTGCCCAGAGGAGACGCCACAGGATAAGCCCAACATAGACAG ACCAGGGCACAATAACTCTACACTGCCTTCAGAGGACACCAGATCAAACAGTCACACTGTCCGGCAGCCAACCGGCCCAGACGGCACCCAAGGGTTCCGACAGCACAGATAA
- the szrd1 gene encoding SUZ RNA-binding domain-containing isoform X2 — MEKRLEEKLRISQKEKDSSNSSRSLKKTMVIQDDSLPAAPPPQIRILKRPASNGSLTSGPNQNRPTPQVKSLAQREAEYAEARKRILGSACPEETPQDKPNIDRPGHNNSTLPSEDTRSNSHTVRQPTGPDGTQGFRQHR, encoded by the exons ATGGAAAAACGGTTGGAAGAGAAGCTAAGGATCAGCCAGAAAGAAAA GGATTCCAGCAATTCTTCAAGATCTCTGAAGAAAACCATGGTAATACAGGACGACTCCTTACCAgctgcacctccaccccagATACGCATTTTGAAGCGGCCTGCGAGTAACGGTTCTCTGACCTCGGGCCCGAATCAGAACAGGCCTACACCGCAGGTCAAATCCCTGGCCCAGAGAGAAGCAGAGTATGCCGAGGCCAGGAAGAGAATACTGGGCAGCGCTTGCCCAGAGGAGACGCCACAGGATAAGCCCAACATAGACAG ACCAGGGCACAATAACTCTACACTGCCTTCAGAGGACACCAGATCAAACAGTCACACTGTCCGGCAGCCAACCGGCCCAGACGGCACCCAAGGGTTCCGACAGCACAGATAA